ttgttgatttgttACAAATAAATGGAGAGAAAAAAAAGATCTTTCAATAACTTGGGTTTCTTAAAGAAAGCTTGGTTTATTGATATCGGAAAGTATAAAATGACAAATGGATAATCATTAGATTCACATCACATCAAATTACTTTTCTAGGTTAATATCCCATTTCAGCAGATTTGTTTAGGAACAGAAATAAAGTCAATCAATGAAATGAGCCTAAAAATCCATAGGCATATatttaaaaatcaatgaaaatatatttcttcATTCATTAAACTAAATGAGCGAAATAATGATGAAAGAAGAATAAAAATGTTTATTAATGATGAAGTATAAACAAAACCAATGAAAATCACATTATCAACAACACTCATCAAGAAGGTTAGTATATACATACACTGTTATATTATGTAACCCCAAAAACTTTCTTATCTACTTACCAAGTGTGCTTACCACTTTTTGTTTTAACAAAAAATTCTGTTAAGATTTTCTTACAAAACATTTTCAACAGGCATCTTTGAAATTAGTAACGTTCAAACTGCTGAAATAGTCATCATGTAGGAACCTCACAATGTCTTCAATTCTGCACAAGACTACTTTGTTCTCTAACGCTAAAACATTCTTACAAAACGTTATTTGCCTAGTCACATCTTTCCCATTAGAAAGCACCCTGAAATATACTCCAGTAGCTTCGTTGTTCGGTATATCCCTATTTTCTTGATAGACTTCGAAAACTATCCGAGCTGCGAATCTCAAAAGCAACGGATCATTTTGAATACCCAGTGTGGTCGTTAGTTGTTCTATCGTGTGGTCGTGCCCTGAGTAAAGAACAAAGAAAGGCCCACTGCTGGATACCTGGAGAGGAGATATCAATTATGTAAAAGCCTCAAATAAAAATATGCAAGCATTTATTTGAACTCACTATGTGGAGCATTTGTTGCACAATATGCCTGATGAGTCCGTAGGACCTAAGCAGACAAAGCCTTCGCCAATGGGGGTCTTTCCATTTTTGATGATTCAACCAATCGGTGTAGGCAAATATACCGGCAACGTTTTGCCTTCTGAAAAAGACATACAGGTTGTTGTCAATGGGGAGTGTTGTGGACAGAAGGTTAATCGGAATAAATTATTTCACCAAAAACTGGCGGAAGTATCATCCCCTCAAGTCTAATGCGATTTCAGTAAATTTTAAGTACGGAAGGCGAAGTAGGCTGCGGGAAGATCTCGTACCGATTGTAATAAATTTTGTGTTtagttcattttcaatttttcaagtcatttcaaatttttttcacactGGGATTGAGCGATATCGTTTGTAAATTTCGCCACCAGGTGGCTTGAAGATGACTTTGAAACGTGAGTTTTGGTGAAACGATGAAATAATTCGCCTTGTATAGTAAATGATATACCTACTTGATACAATTGAAAGGTGTTTCACAAGGTAGGCTGCTACTATGGCAGATGTAGGTCAGTAAAGCGTCTCTCACCGACTGGGGGTCAGATCCCAGCCTGCCTTGTTCCGCCCCTGGAGAAAACAAGGATCGTCCTGTGGATTCCGAAAGAATGGCTACGGCTGGATGGGATTTCAACTGATGGTTCAGCCATTTCATCACGTATCTGGGAAAATTAACCGGACTTGTTGAAACGTAAATGAAAATACATAATCTTTTTTATGCGGAAAATTTGTGTTTGCCACTTTCTTTTCAGGAGCCATCTAAAGGggtatgcaaagattatagagttaattAGAGTTACTCTATAATCTATCTAAGCCATGGACATAAACTATAGTTGGACATAACCCCATGATGTCTATGATCTAAGCACAGGCAGctcgaaaaaattatatgacCCCACACTaactatttatttttttttgcatatctTTCCAACCGagccaaattggaaaaaatgatgaaggaaaaagtgtttcttttgacaagTCAGGGACTCGCCAAGTATATTCGAAcataaattactcgaaaacgatttCCTTACTCGACATTCTGATTAAACTTGTATATATAATGTATGCATTTTTTCCTCGTTCAGTGCCGAAGCTGTGTTGAAACAAATTTCCTTTTATCTATCCATATATCAGTTGATTTGATATCATAATCAATATTCACGAATTCAAATTCCTTCAAATCATAGCACTGTTACCAATTTCGTAattgattttttccaaaataatcTTCATCCGAGTTTTGTTTGATTTCGGAAATAGAAAAATATGGCTTATATGTACTCTCGGTTATCTTGTTACAATAAACAACGATATAAATTCCGCACGAGAATGAATAATCtcataacattttttgattctCCAACAACTGCGCAATTTACGCAAAAGTACACATTGATATACGTAAAAGAGGCAAAAATTACTattctcgaaatatttttttttaaatgactatgatcaacaatattttttgaaaatattggcATTTGAACTTAGTTTCCTGTGATCTAAGTAGGTAGCTTACTTCCAAACAGCATGGGACAGTACAGTTCTTGAGAAAGTAATTGTAAGCTTTTTTCAATCGAAAATACTCACTTCGTCAGTTTTTCTGTCGCCGGACAACCACAGTCcttgaaacaaaaattcataCTCTGACTCTCATAGATAGGAATTTTTGTCAAGATTTCGTGGGGTAGGAAATTTCTGAGGAAGGCAAGGGCAGACTGGAAGGTCCTCCTGTACCTGGTGCTGTAAACTGTTATGTCATAATGACTGAGATTTTTCAACCTTGGCCAGACCTCCAAGTAGCTCTGCCTGAGGATTCCGCCCAGTGTGAGATGTTGATGAATCCCTTGCATTGTCAATTGACCAAGTTGACACTGTGTGGGGTGAATCGGTAAAAGGGGGAAACCGTGGAAAGATCCGGGTGTACTCCATGATATCTTCTCATAAGATGTGAGGTTTTGGAGATATTTCTGGAAGGAAAAGAGTCTCATACAGAAAAATTGACAATTTTACTCTTTTCCTCATAAACCAAACTGTATTTTAGTGTTTCATGTGAACCGAAGAGTTCGAATGGAACGTGAAAGACACTGAAACCTGTAGTACAAAATCGTACTGCTCAATCCAGTTTTTCTCAAGTTATCGAGCAACATTGGAAGTTCGCGTCAGTTTACATCGAATGTGAATCTGAAAAACACTACAAAACGATATAATGAGTCGTATGCATAAAGAAGAGTATTTGCTTTTACTATAATACTATCTTTGTCAGTTGCTTATAAAATgtataatttcatttcaataaacTAAAGTGAAAGCATTTACtacttctttatgcatatgTACCAATAACTTGAACATAAGcatcaattattttcgaatGATCCTTTAAATTCTAGTTATacaggtattttgaaaaaaattttatcaaaGAGATTCGAAGATGAGGAACAGAATGCACCGTTATTTTATGGACGCATTTAAATCACAGATTAATCTGTGATTTAAACGTTATCACAGAAATTAATGACGATGATGGGTCTTCATATAAGCGATTTATTAATAATTACCTATCCCTAGAAATGAGACTATTTTTGGGGGAATGATTTTATATTTGTTATCAGGGATAATTTAAAACCCAACATGTGTCTTCCAAACGTGTTCGACTGGTCTTCTCCATATTACTTTCTTAATAAACCGACAGTGAAGATATTTTGGTCACTAACCTTGTACGAGTTGAGATGTTCAGACGGCGAACCTCCGCAATTCACGGCTGATATGTTTCTCACGTATTGAAGTGGACCTCTATCACCATGTCTCAATAAAATTATGAGACCTTTCAGCGTCCATTTTTTTGATAGAATTATACCTGAAATTTTAAGATTCTATATGCCAATCCTTAATGACAAAGATAGTAAGGGGATGGTGGGTGCATATCCAAAGGGCGAGCCCGCAAAGTTTGCCCCTAGGAAGAAGGGAAACAAAGTCAGTAGATATAAGGTGTTcgctttgaaaaataaattaattttagaATCACATTCGGTAAAGCGTGGTGTCAcagaattaattcaaaatttcaaaaacataaaaatctAGATGAAAATATTCAAGGCAAGGTTTGCTTATGAGAGGAAAACTAGGTATATACCACTAGGAATAATTTTCAGgcaacgaaaaataaaagaaaaagataactaaaatttattcaataaaaaataaatacaatTATAATGAAATGGACAAATAACTCTACCTTCATCCCCACCAGTAATATCGTTAGGAAAATTGCATATTTTGAAGATTCGCTTGGTTCTGACGTCAATGGCCAAGTTATGAAATAATTCAGTAGCTAACGTAGGTTCAGGAGAGACTTGTTTTGTCTCAAGGAACTTGTAAATTCCTGCTACAAGTAACAAAATCCATATGCTCATCAGAACATAGCATTGCAAAGCTTTATTCGGAAATGGCATACGTAATATATCCAAAGTCATATTATAAACTTTCACATTTTAAGGAAAATATGTTTCTATTCAGGAATACCTGCCAgtaattgaatttatttttttaatatgcTACTTGTTATCAGGAACATAACCCTACTTCCCTTGCTGAGATATTATCCCCTTATTTACGTAATGCATCATTGCAATTATCACATTATtatcaattattcattaattaaaCTGTGCTAAAAATAAACTCGTTTTGTTTACATCCTATGATGTCGAGAGTGGGGTAAAAATCAAATCCAGCAGTAATCTCTGCATCCAGTTTGTCTATGATCACATCACTGGTCACTGGCTGATTTTTTCTAATTTGACAGAAAACAGGCTGGGCATTGCGCAATGCGCGCTAACCGTGCAAATAGGGAAGACTGCGCACGATCACGCAATTGACAAACGTACGTGAAAATCATGCATGATGCATGAAAACCGCGTTGTGCATTCAAGATTCAACCCTTTCTTATGCTGTTATGAAGAATTGAGTCTCATCAGAAGTTGAAATTGTTCATTGAACTTGTGTTTTGCTTGAAAGTTGTTTCCGACAGAACTATTGCTGCTTAAAGCATATTCATCCTGTGTGATTTGGACTATCAAGATTTTAATTCGAAGATTTCTGAGAGGAGAATACGAAACTGCAGCGATTGgagtttattttgaatttgGAACTAAAATACCGGGTAAACAAGACCACGTGATCGTGGCATGTCTGTCGGCTTTGACAGGGAGGGGATTCCAGCGAAAATCGACTCTATGATCAAAACAAACAGGATCCCGCAATAAAATTGTTCAGTTTCAGTTCAGTGAAACGAGTCTTCGGTCACGTCCACACGTTTTCTTATTGGATGAAGATTTCCCAGATTCTTCGAAAAATCATAATTGAGGAGAAAGAAGGTCCCGGAGAACAGTGAAATGTAAATAGTCAATTTGctgacatgtatctcagaaGTTGAAGTGATTGTGTCATTACAAAATTGCGATGTCAGTGTAATTCACAACTTGCGGTAACATTCTGAAAGTGTTTTAAATTCCCAGGGATTATGTCCCAGAGGGATTCTGTCATTCACCTAGTCGCTGGGGGGTATGTATTTCACATcgtaaatattatttcattcataaaacCGCATCATTCCAACCAGTCAACGTCTTATTATGTaatgatattcaaaattttagtgCTCACTTCTTACTACTGCACTGATGTGGGCGAAATGTGGATATGCATTATTTTTACGAAGAGTTGACTTTCCCTTATCAAAGCCGGAATAATCATCTATGATTGATAGGGACATAGATAATGCATTTGATCAGCTGTTTTAATGATTATTAATATTCAgcataaataatttttcatcactGTAAACAGAATATATTTAGAGAAATTATAAATCAAGCTTCCCTCTATTGATGAAGTTACAAATTTAACTTTATTATCTATAAAATTCCTTTTTGAGTGTTTTTCATAGATATGGGGCGATAATGCAGCGCAATAGATCTATGTACTGAACCAGGTGCGCTTGTTTActgatattgaatattttttttattcacatgTGGTATACCTTTGATTCCTACGTAATTTGTGGAGTCGTAAATGAGTAAAAATGTACTGACAACTCATCATATTCTCAAATCGTTGAGTAAAAGATTTGCTCAACAATGATTTATCTATAATATCTATCATAAGAAGGGAACTATACTGTCGTATATTCATTACATATGGAAACATTACTTTTGATGAATCGTCAAaggatgaaataaatttcatttgGTGAGGTTTCAAATGATAACCTTCATGCTATCGAAGTCGAAAGATAATAAATGATGTTCGGCACTTTAAAAGAAACCTTAAATTTACCAAGAAGACCTCCTGTAGTACAGCATAGATCTTCAGTTGATTGGAAAACGATCCAATATGTGAATTGGAATTTAATTAAATGGACTATGAAATGCAATCTGATTAAATTCGTTTCCATTACACCTACACCCCCAGTTGCACCAAACTAATTTAATTAATCCAATTGTCTTTAAAAGCATTCGTCTTTTAGGGAAAAAACTCTATTTTCTTGCTAATTCTAGCTTAAAATTTTTGACCTCCTTACTCACAATTCATTGAACGTctgcattcaaaataaaaaaattaggagaaatttcaaaatccTGTGCCAGCAACAgttgaatgaaataaaagaGGCATCCCTGTATTATGCGTACTCCGTACTCCATATGTATCTTCTATGGTGTCCAAGTTAcaaatgagccatagagaaagggcTCTTCTCTCATGTCTGATGTGAATTCTGAGCTTTCCTCGGTAGATTATCACAATTGCCCATAAAATcagttaatttttttcctttttggaaatttacgcCGAAAAATGGATCTTCAGCAATAATTCAGAGAATAATTTGTATTGTAAAATACCGTGGAATTGGACGCCGCGATAAAACTCAAACGTAACTACCTACGAACATCGTCTTTTCACTTCGCGTGAATTCTTGCCATTATTCCCATTTCGATAACAATTAACTATAATGATAACATTTATATTATCTTTGATGGCGCTCTGAAAAAACGCTCGCGAAAACAAGCGACCGCGAACTGCTTGTCCAAGGACGTTCCTCGCATCAGAAAAACaaccgaatgaaatgaatttgaacgGGCAGACGTGGATTCCTATTATATTTTCGTAAACAAATACGCCGTATTCACGAATACCGTTTGAACCGGTTTTAAATAGGacatattttcagtttttctatCGAATATTTCGTGTGAATTTCTCTTTGGATGCGACGCTGTTTTTTCAGATGCCTTATCACATATTTCTATGTTCAAGGTGTATTTCATAGATTTtacatatgtaatttttttcatcgatatttcctAAAATCATAGAGTTTGGAGAGAGAGGAGGTTTTCAATCACAAATTATGTAGGTAACTGGTTCGATAAATATTTGGAACATATTATTTATGTTTTATGTCCCAAGAATAAATGTCATATTGAGTTCTTTGACCAATGTCagccaaaaaaaatttaaattccagagtcataattcaaaattaataagTGTTAAAAATACTCATTGAAAAGTAGGTAAAATTCATATCACATATTGATTTCTCCCTAAGTAACTCATTACACCTACAAGATGCGTTCGTAAAGCCTGCGAATATTTATAAAATGTCTCTAATCAGGATAAGATTGTCCCAACACTATTGCAAGTCCAGGTTTGTTTATGTAGATAACTACTATATAATAAATTATTCAGAGCAGTCAAGAGAACAACCGGCGCATTTAGAAAACGCCGAGCTATTTATAGAACAACCATTGGTGTACTCGACGATAGTACATTCTTGGGATGTGGATAGGAACTTCTGATTAGGTA
This genomic stretch from Coccinella septempunctata chromosome 7, icCocSept1.1, whole genome shotgun sequence harbors:
- the LOC123316533 gene encoding 2-phosphoxylose phosphatase 1 isoform X1, coding for MTLDILRMPFPNKALQCYVLMSIWILLLVAGIYKFLETKQVSPEPTLATELFHNLAIDVRTKRIFKICNFPNDITGGDEGIILSKKWTLKGLIILLRHGDRGPLQYVRNISAVNCGGSPSEHLNSYKKYLQNLTSYEKISWSTPGSFHGFPLLPIHPTQCQLGQLTMQGIHQHLTLGGILRQSYLEVWPRLKNLSHYDITVYSTRYRRTFQSALAFLRNFLPHEILTKIPIYESQSMNFCFKDCGCPATEKLTKYVMKWLNHQLKSHPAVAILSESTGRSLFSPGAEQGRLGSDPQSVRDALLTYICHSSSLPCETPFNCIKRQNVAGIFAYTDWLNHQKWKDPHWRRLCLLRSYGLIRHIVQQMLHIVSSSGPFFVLYSGHDHTIEQLTTTLGIQNDPLLLRFAARIVFEVYQENRDIPNNEATGVYFRVLSNGKDVTRQITFCKNVLALENKVVLCRIEDIVRFLHDDYFSSLNVTNFKDAC
- the LOC123316533 gene encoding 2-phosphoxylose phosphatase 1 isoform X2; amino-acid sequence: MFVGIILSKKWTLKGLIILLRHGDRGPLQYVRNISAVNCGGSPSEHLNSYKKYLQNLTSYEKISWSTPGSFHGFPLLPIHPTQCQLGQLTMQGIHQHLTLGGILRQSYLEVWPRLKNLSHYDITVYSTRYRRTFQSALAFLRNFLPHEILTKIPIYESQSMNFCFKDCGCPATEKLTKYVMKWLNHQLKSHPAVAILSESTGRSLFSPGAEQGRLGSDPQSVRDALLTYICHSSSLPCETPFNCIKRQNVAGIFAYTDWLNHQKWKDPHWRRLCLLRSYGLIRHIVQQMLHIVSSSGPFFVLYSGHDHTIEQLTTTLGIQNDPLLLRFAARIVFEVYQENRDIPNNEATGVYFRVLSNGKDVTRQITFCKNVLALENKVVLCRIEDIVRFLHDDYFSSLNVTNFKDAC